A region from the Hypanus sabinus isolate sHypSab1 chromosome 22, sHypSab1.hap1, whole genome shotgun sequence genome encodes:
- the wbp1la gene encoding WW domain binding protein 1-like a isoform X1: MPLLHLTKPQEREACIGVNNQSYFCDTGHCCGESQCCNYYYELWWFWLVWTIIIILSCCCICHHRRAKLRLQQQQRQREINLIAYQGARNYSLLPLYLRFLPSYLLPAYEEVVNRPVTPPPPYSAFHQQSIATCNGPSNPEPSRAPSTPGNSVPTVCEAVPRQGSVLGLDSPRAYSECSLNKALACEHPEGPAEGCREQEPVRACCLDLEEELDCPEKEQLTDYYPSSSKIESWHQQSCLEIKDLDKTPGRHRRFTGDSGIEVCVCNRDGDPDDPKELDGLIDGVGEAMEFCDSCELCDHCPRGEGPAEGHGPQDQKEQQLGQEAAADEPVCLLLDTINENELLQAPRHCDPHT, translated from the exons ATGCCGTTGCTTCATTTAACTAAG CCCCAAGAACGGGAAGCGTGCATTGGAGTGAACAACCAGAGTTATTTCTGTGATACGGGACACTGTTGTGGAGAATCACAATGCTGTAACTACTATTATGAGCTTTGGT GGTTCTGGCTCGTCTGGACCATCATCATCATTCTGAGCTGCTGCTGCATCTGTCACCACCGGCGGGCCAAGTTACGCCTGCAGCAGCAACAGCGACAGCGAGAGATCAACCTCATCGCCTACCAGGGAGCTCGGAACTACTCTCTGCTACCCCTCTACCTGA GGTTCCTGCCAAGCTACCTGCTGCCTGCGTACGAAGAAGTCGTGAACCGGCCAGTGACCCCGCCACCTCCCTACAGCGCCTTCCACCAGCAGTCGATCGCAACGTGCAACGGCCCCTCCAACCCAGAGCCGTCGCGCGCTCCCTCCACCCCGGGGAACTCTGTGCCAACGGTGTGCGAGGCTGTGCCTCGGCAGGGGAGTGTGCTGGGCCTGGACTCCCCCCGCGCCTACTCGGAATGTAGCTTGAACAAGGCGCTGGCCTGCGAGCATCCTGAGGGCCCGGCGGAGGGCTGCCGCGAGCAGGAACCCGTGAGGGCCTGCTGCCTCGACCTGGAGGAAGAGCTGGACTGCCCCGAGAAGGAGCAACTGACCGACTATTACCCAAGCTCCTCCAAGATCGAGAGCTGGCATCAGCAGTCGTGCTTGGAGATCAAGGACCTTGATAAGACTCCTGGGAGGCACCGGAGGTTCACCGGAGACTCGGGCATCGAGGTCTGCGTCTGCAACCGGGATGGCGACCCCGACGACCCGAAGGAGCTGGACGGTCTGATCGACGGCGTGGGGGAGGCGATGGAGTTCTGCGACAGCTGCGAGCTCTGCGACCACTGCCCCCGGGGAGAGGGCCCCGCCGAAGGCCACGGCCCGCAGGATCAGAAGGAGCAACAGCTCGGCCAGGAGGCGGCCGCCGACGAGCCGGTGTGCCTGCTGCTGGACACCATCAACGAGAACGAACTGCTGCAAGCTCCCCGGCACTGCGACCCTCACACCTAA
- the wbp1la gene encoding WW domain binding protein 1-like a isoform X2 — protein sequence MEKAAAATRKEMDKVLVRLIVLLPQIFLVRLAGVQAQPQEREACIGVNNQSYFCDTGHCCGESQCCNYYYELWWFWLVWTIIIILSCCCICHHRRAKLRLQQQQRQREINLIAYQGARNYSLLPLYLRFLPSYLLPAYEEVVNRPVTPPPPYSAFHQQSIATCNGPSNPEPSRAPSTPGNSVPTVCEAVPRQGSVLGLDSPRAYSECSLNKALACEHPEGPAEGCREQEPVRACCLDLEEELDCPEKEQLTDYYPSSSKIESWHQQSCLEIKDLDKTPGRHRRFTGDSGIEVCVCNRDGDPDDPKELDGLIDGVGEAMEFCDSCELCDHCPRGEGPAEGHGPQDQKEQQLGQEAAADEPVCLLLDTINENELLQAPRHCDPHT from the exons CCCCAAGAACGGGAAGCGTGCATTGGAGTGAACAACCAGAGTTATTTCTGTGATACGGGACACTGTTGTGGAGAATCACAATGCTGTAACTACTATTATGAGCTTTGGT GGTTCTGGCTCGTCTGGACCATCATCATCATTCTGAGCTGCTGCTGCATCTGTCACCACCGGCGGGCCAAGTTACGCCTGCAGCAGCAACAGCGACAGCGAGAGATCAACCTCATCGCCTACCAGGGAGCTCGGAACTACTCTCTGCTACCCCTCTACCTGA GGTTCCTGCCAAGCTACCTGCTGCCTGCGTACGAAGAAGTCGTGAACCGGCCAGTGACCCCGCCACCTCCCTACAGCGCCTTCCACCAGCAGTCGATCGCAACGTGCAACGGCCCCTCCAACCCAGAGCCGTCGCGCGCTCCCTCCACCCCGGGGAACTCTGTGCCAACGGTGTGCGAGGCTGTGCCTCGGCAGGGGAGTGTGCTGGGCCTGGACTCCCCCCGCGCCTACTCGGAATGTAGCTTGAACAAGGCGCTGGCCTGCGAGCATCCTGAGGGCCCGGCGGAGGGCTGCCGCGAGCAGGAACCCGTGAGGGCCTGCTGCCTCGACCTGGAGGAAGAGCTGGACTGCCCCGAGAAGGAGCAACTGACCGACTATTACCCAAGCTCCTCCAAGATCGAGAGCTGGCATCAGCAGTCGTGCTTGGAGATCAAGGACCTTGATAAGACTCCTGGGAGGCACCGGAGGTTCACCGGAGACTCGGGCATCGAGGTCTGCGTCTGCAACCGGGATGGCGACCCCGACGACCCGAAGGAGCTGGACGGTCTGATCGACGGCGTGGGGGAGGCGATGGAGTTCTGCGACAGCTGCGAGCTCTGCGACCACTGCCCCCGGGGAGAGGGCCCCGCCGAAGGCCACGGCCCGCAGGATCAGAAGGAGCAACAGCTCGGCCAGGAGGCGGCCGCCGACGAGCCGGTGTGCCTGCTGCTGGACACCATCAACGAGAACGAACTGCTGCAAGCTCCCCGGCACTGCGACCCTCACACCTAA